A portion of the Meriones unguiculatus strain TT.TT164.6M chromosome 14, Bangor_MerUng_6.1, whole genome shotgun sequence genome contains these proteins:
- the LOC110541418 gene encoding LOW QUALITY PROTEIN: vomeronasal type-2 receptor 116-like (The sequence of the model RefSeq protein was modified relative to this genomic sequence to represent the inferred CDS: inserted 1 base in 1 codon; substituted 1 base at 1 genomic stop codon), translating into MFVLILFYLLLHIPLLMASFIPSSCFWRVKQNEGKIGDLMTVCFFFVKIEHSPVEKEYFRNILNTLTPAENQQFALALAFSMDEINRNPDLLPNKSLVFQLPHCQRLSQVYSLIPLSEQNHNFIPNYDCGLDMKCNIFLTGPNWAASVLFQTLMSHFASQQALQLTYGPYQLILSDHEQFPYLYQMAHEDSSLVLAMVSFLLYFSWNWVGLAISDNDQSIQFLSYLRTEMEKSTVCLAFVNMIPGNTQLYMSRAEVYYNQIMTSSANVVIIYGDTDGTLAVSFSMWESRGIQRIWVTTSQWDVTTGERDFTFDTFHGNLAFAHHHGKISGFKNFVQTLNSLKYSDKYLARLEWMHFNCEDSAANCKTLRNFSSNVSLEWLMEQTFDMAFSDSSYDIYNAVYAVAYAIHQKLLQQVEDQMIGNGKGHEFNCLKRYFFLRKTHCTSPDGDKINMNXKKTLQKECDIFHIRNSQHGCGLMVKIXKFKPYFSHGQQLQLSHDLIEGATGSRQVGLK; encoded by the exons ATGTTCGTTTTGATTTTATTCTACTTGCTTCTGCATATTCCACTTCTCATGGCCAGTTTCATTCCTTCCAGCTGCTTTTGGAGAGTGAAGCAGAATGAAGGAAAGATTGGAGATTTAATGACAGTTTGTTTTTTCTTCGTCAAGATAGAACATTCGCCTGTGGAAAAAGAGTATTTCAGGAACATTCTGAATACGCT AACACCAGCTGAAAACCAACAGTTTGCTCTAGCCTTGgctttttcaatggatgaaatcaACCGAAACCCTGATCTATTGCCAAATAAGTCCTTAGTATTTCAATTACCACATTGTCAAAGATTGTCACAAGTATACAGTCTCATTCCTCTTTCTGAACAAAATCATAATTTTATTCCTAATTATGACTGTGGCCTAGATATGAAGTGTAATATATTCCTTACAGGACCAAATTGGGCAGCATCTGTGTTATTTCAGACACTCATGTCCCACTTCGCATCTCAGCAG GCTCTTCAGCTTACTTATGGACCTTACCAACTTATCCTGAGTGATCATGAACAATTTCCCTATCTGTATCAGATGGCCCATGAGGATTCATCTCTTGTTCTGGCCATGGTCTCCTTCTTACTTTACTTCAGCTGGAACTGGGTTGGGCTGGCCATCTCAGACAATGATCAAAGTATCCAATTCCTCTCATATTTGAgaacagagatggaaaaaagCACAGTCTGCTTGGCCTTTGTGAACATGATCCCAGGCAACACACAGCTATACATGTCAAGAGCTGAAGTGTACTACAACCAAATCATGACATCATCTGCAAATGTGGTTATCATTTATGGTGACACAGACGGTACTCTAGCTGTGAGCTTCAGTATGTGGGAATCTCGAGGTATACAGAGAATATGGGTCACCACCTCACAGTGGGATGTCACTACAGGTGAAAGAGACTTCACATTTGACACATTCCATGGGAATCTTGCTTTTGCACACCACCATGGGAAGATTTCTGGTTTTAAAAATTTTGTCCAGACACTGAACTCTCTCAAATACTCAGACAAATATCTGGCAAGGCTGGAGTGGATGCACTTCAACTGTGAAGACTCAGCAGCTAACTGTAAGACACTGAGGAACTTCTCATCCAATGTCTCATTGGAATGGCTAATGGAACAGACATTTGACATGGCCTTTAGTGATAGCAGTTATGACATATACAATGCTGTGTATGCTGTGGCCTATGCCATTCATCAAAAGCTTCTTCAACAGGTAGAAGATCAGATGATTGGCAATGGGAAAGGACATGAATTTAACTGCTTGAAG AGGTACTTCTTCCTGAGAAAGACCCACTGCACCAGTCCTGATGGAGACAAAATAAATATGAACTGAAAAAAAACACTGCAGAAAGAGTGTGACATCTTCCACATTAGAAATTCCCAACATGGCTGTGGACTTATGGTGAAGA GTAAGTTTAAACCATATTTTTCACATGGTCAACAGCTCCAGTTGTCTCATGACTTGATAGAGGGGGCCACAGGAAGTAGACAGGTGGGCCTTAAATAA